A genomic segment from Janthinobacterium sp. 64 encodes:
- a CDS encoding TonB-dependent receptor, giving the protein MMPTRSPFPALRLLCAALLGVYGHAAMAQDTDTAGTPAMQRVEVTGSSIKRLVAETATPLSIFKAEDFARQGLTTAQEVLGRIPANASSMGSGNAVGGNTSGLPTGGQASADLRGLGGDKTLVLLNGRRIANHPYDGASVDLNIIPIAALERVEVLRDGASAIYGTDAIGGVINFITKRSVNVTNITAEVVAPQHKGGDEHRLNLSTGFGELDTDGYNIFGVLDYHKQEVLTSQDRAFSATGIIPSRGLSITSGTTFPGNYFDAAANGGKGLAGNPSAASGCLPPLSVPAVPANGTCRQDYTRQIDDLPAQEQLAFFGKGAFKLGGGHLATVEYLHSENKVKARTAPPPQIGLILPNTSKYYPGNAGGVPAQPGLSGQPLSVNWRPVEAGQRQIDSSGKADRLVLALEGELAGWDYKTGLSHAISKSSEKFTNGYVQDAGFAAGVLNGILNPFGVQDAPGKAYLDSTALRGEVQNARVTTTGFDIKGSRELMQLAGGPLAIALGGELRREKADFNVNRDIASQATSSGLSGSLSKSGSRTIQAVFGEVNLPLIKDLEVQLAARFDHYSDVGSTTNPKLALRYQASSTLVLRGSASTGFRAPTLFEKNAPPSKNDTNDSYNDPILCPGGVAQPGANPLRDCDLQQFKLQGGNAKLKPEKSTTFAFGLVLEPVKEITVAVDYWNIHLKDKISSLPEQSIYGNYEKYKALFLRNPDGSPFAILDLNDNLGEVKTDGIDVSLNARLGRSAYGDFSVSVDGTWTHKYDYQNERGGKFIANVGRYADNNPVFRWKHTAALNWRKGNWGATLSQSFKSGYTDQNNVADQYKHDVPSYSLLGISGSYAWKGLLLTAGVKNLLDKEPPFSNQGTMFQKGYDPRYTDPIGRAYYLRGSYTF; this is encoded by the coding sequence ATGATGCCAACCCGCAGTCCCTTCCCTGCCTTGCGCCTGCTGTGCGCAGCCTTGCTCGGTGTTTATGGCCATGCGGCCATGGCGCAGGACACCGACACAGCCGGCACGCCCGCCATGCAAAGAGTCGAAGTCACCGGCTCCTCCATCAAGCGCCTCGTCGCGGAAACGGCGACGCCCTTGTCCATTTTCAAGGCCGAGGATTTCGCCAGACAGGGCTTGACGACGGCCCAGGAAGTGCTGGGCAGGATCCCCGCGAACGCATCGAGCATGGGCAGCGGCAATGCCGTCGGCGGCAATACCAGCGGCTTGCCCACGGGCGGCCAGGCCAGCGCCGACTTGCGCGGACTGGGCGGCGACAAGACCCTGGTGCTGCTCAATGGCCGGCGCATCGCCAACCATCCGTATGACGGCGCCAGCGTCGACCTGAACATCATTCCCATCGCCGCCCTGGAAAGAGTCGAAGTGCTGCGCGACGGCGCCTCGGCCATCTACGGCACGGACGCCATCGGCGGCGTCATCAATTTCATCACGAAGCGCTCCGTCAACGTCACGAATATCACCGCCGAGGTCGTCGCCCCCCAGCACAAGGGCGGCGACGAGCACCGCCTCAACCTGTCGACGGGCTTTGGCGAGCTCGACACGGATGGCTACAATATTTTTGGCGTGCTCGACTATCACAAGCAAGAAGTGCTGACCTCGCAGGACCGCGCTTTCTCGGCCACCGGCATCATCCCCTCGCGCGGCCTGTCCATTACCAGCGGCACGACCTTCCCCGGCAATTACTTCGATGCGGCCGCCAACGGCGGCAAGGGCCTGGCCGGCAATCCCTCCGCGGCCAGCGGCTGCCTGCCGCCGCTGTCGGTGCCGGCCGTGCCGGCGAACGGCACTTGCCGCCAGGATTACACGCGCCAGATCGACGACCTGCCGGCGCAGGAACAGCTGGCCTTCTTCGGCAAGGGCGCCTTCAAGCTGGGCGGCGGCCACCTGGCCACGGTGGAATACCTGCATTCGGAAAACAAGGTGAAGGCACGCACGGCGCCGCCGCCGCAAATTGGCTTGATCTTGCCCAATACCAGCAAATACTATCCGGGCAATGCGGGCGGCGTGCCGGCCCAGCCGGGACTGTCGGGACAGCCGCTGAGCGTCAACTGGCGTCCCGTCGAGGCGGGTCAGCGGCAGATCGACTCCAGCGGCAAAGCCGACCGCCTGGTGCTGGCGCTGGAAGGCGAGCTGGCGGGCTGGGATTACAAGACGGGGCTGAGCCATGCGATCAGCAAGTCGTCGGAGAAATTTACCAACGGCTACGTGCAGGATGCGGGCTTTGCCGCTGGCGTGCTCAATGGCATCCTGAACCCGTTTGGCGTGCAGGATGCCCCCGGCAAGGCTTACCTCGACAGCACAGCCCTGCGCGGCGAAGTGCAGAACGCCAGGGTCACCACGACGGGCTTCGACATCAAGGGCAGCCGCGAACTGATGCAACTGGCCGGCGGCCCGCTGGCCATCGCTCTCGGCGGTGAACTACGGCGTGAAAAAGCCGACTTCAATGTCAACCGCGATATCGCCAGCCAGGCCACCAGTTCCGGCCTGTCCGGTTCGCTGTCGAAAAGCGGCTCGCGCACCATCCAGGCCGTCTTCGGCGAAGTCAACTTGCCGCTGATCAAGGACCTGGAAGTGCAGCTGGCCGCCCGCTTCGACCATTACAGCGACGTGGGCAGCACCACCAATCCCAAGCTGGCCCTGCGCTACCAGGCCAGCAGCACGCTGGTCCTGCGCGGTTCGGCCAGCACGGGTTTCCGCGCACCGACCTTGTTTGAAAAGAACGCGCCGCCATCGAAAAACGACACCAATGATTCCTACAATGACCCCATCCTGTGCCCGGGCGGCGTAGCCCAGCCGGGTGCCAATCCGCTGCGCGACTGCGACTTGCAGCAATTCAAGCTGCAAGGCGGCAATGCAAAGCTGAAGCCGGAAAAATCCACCACGTTTGCCTTTGGCCTGGTGCTCGAACCGGTCAAGGAAATCACGGTCGCCGTCGACTACTGGAACATCCACCTGAAAGACAAAATTTCCTCGTTGCCAGAGCAATCCATCTATGGCAACTACGAGAAATACAAGGCCTTGTTCCTGCGCAATCCCGATGGCTCGCCGTTCGCCATTCTCGACCTGAACGACAACCTCGGTGAAGTGAAAACCGACGGCATCGACGTGAGCCTGAATGCGCGCCTGGGACGCAGCGCCTACGGCGATTTCAGCGTGTCGGTGGACGGCACCTGGACCCACAAGTACGACTACCAGAACGAGCGCGGCGGCAAATTCATTGCCAACGTGGGCCGCTATGCGGACAACAATCCCGTCTTCCGCTGGAAACACACGGCGGCGCTGAACTGGCGCAAGGGCAACTGGGGCGCCACCCTGTCGCAATCGTTCAAGTCCGGCTATACGGACCAGAACAATGTTGCCGATCAATACAAGCACGATGTGCCGTCCTACAGCCTGCTTGGCATATCGGGCAGTTATGCGTGGAAGGGCTTGCTGCTCACGGCTGGCGTCAAAAACCTGCTGGACAAGGAACCGCCGTTTTCGAACCAGGGCACGATGTTCCAGAAAGGCTATGACCCGCGCTATACGGACCCGATAGGGCGCGCGTATTACCTGCGTGGCAGCTATACGTTTTAA
- a CDS encoding TonB-dependent receptor → MAAPAMAQDANVQRVEITGSSIKRATAETASPVQLITRDDLMKSGKATVAEYLQTLTADGAGSLPTGFGNGFAAGSTAISLRGLGATSTLVLLNGRRMAPFARADDGQKSFTDLSTVPMQIVERIEILKDGASSTYGADAIAGVVNIILRKDFEGLTLKADTGISGDSDAKQHRASLTFGKGNLDTDKFNVVVNAEYSKSDMLMNSDRAGRKWIGKGDLRPYGYAINTQFAGGYINSNNDANPSPTGLIRDPVTNNYVSLPGCATLSASSPQDPKGGCVWHHDQFRAMQPKIESVNLYTRGTWQVNADTQVYAEAGYSKRDTAFTMIPPSVTPTVAFPPNAGNQAGVINYASGADTSIVLAAKHPQNPYGVPVRVRYQAFDVGPSTRKANNEFNRIVLGVKGNAMGWDYDAGYTHSESKLHLDYSNMLNMAVVRDALGDSSPQSKHFPYYIGAQAGKNPASLYAAMVTNATSDSTTKLDIIDVKASRELMQLPGGALGLAVGAEHRRDKLDNPSLTGTEDGSINASYVAAKGDSKVSAVFLEVLAPVFKTVELSGALRYDKYDRFSSTTPKLGAKWTPLKTFAVRGTYSEGFRAPGPAESNADSQSTGTATVSDPVRCPGGNRLPGANASDCELQVAAVKVGDPSLKPEKSKGYTLGIVWDPFNDTSLSLDGWKIKRENEINPLPYNEAAALPTAIRSDSNLTINGVVVPNTGVLLITKAPYRNSSFTEIKGIDLDVKQRVRLGDYGRATFGLTWTHIASWVRAESSTVRYQFAGTHGNCDTSNCAGTPKDKINLTGSWDLGNWNVSGVLNYRSDMKNIKFEGIPCSSKLADGTPAPNGCKLASFTTLDLSSRWNVSKQLQLFASINNVTDKIAPLDPLTYGGMSYNPMDASGAIGRYFKLGASYKFF, encoded by the coding sequence ATGGCTGCGCCGGCAATGGCGCAAGACGCCAATGTCCAACGGGTGGAAATTACAGGCTCGAGCATCAAACGGGCCACGGCCGAGACCGCATCGCCGGTACAGCTCATCACCCGCGATGACTTGATGAAATCGGGCAAGGCCACCGTCGCCGAATACCTGCAAACCCTGACCGCCGATGGCGCCGGCTCCCTGCCGACGGGCTTCGGCAACGGTTTTGCCGCCGGTTCCACGGCCATCTCGCTGCGCGGCCTGGGCGCCACCTCGACCCTGGTCTTGCTCAATGGCCGCCGGATGGCGCCGTTCGCGCGCGCCGACGACGGTCAGAAGAGCTTTACCGACCTGTCCACCGTGCCGATGCAAATCGTCGAGCGCATCGAAATCCTCAAGGACGGCGCCTCGTCGACGTATGGCGCGGACGCCATCGCCGGCGTCGTCAACATCATCCTGCGCAAGGACTTCGAAGGCCTGACCCTGAAGGCCGACACGGGCATCTCCGGCGACAGCGACGCCAAGCAGCACCGCGCCTCGCTGACCTTCGGCAAGGGCAACCTCGACACGGATAAATTCAATGTCGTCGTCAATGCCGAATACAGCAAATCGGACATGCTGATGAACAGCGACCGCGCCGGGCGCAAATGGATAGGCAAGGGCGACCTGCGCCCGTATGGCTATGCGATCAACACCCAGTTCGCCGGCGGCTACATCAACAGCAACAACGATGCGAATCCCTCGCCGACAGGGCTGATCCGCGACCCCGTCACCAACAACTATGTCTCCCTGCCCGGCTGCGCCACCTTGTCCGCGTCTTCACCGCAAGATCCGAAAGGCGGCTGCGTGTGGCACCACGACCAGTTCCGCGCGATGCAGCCGAAGATCGAATCGGTCAACCTGTACACGCGCGGCACCTGGCAAGTCAATGCCGACACCCAGGTGTACGCGGAAGCGGGCTACTCGAAACGCGACACGGCCTTTACCATGATCCCGCCATCGGTCACACCCACGGTTGCCTTCCCGCCGAACGCCGGCAACCAGGCCGGCGTCATCAACTACGCCAGCGGCGCCGACACCAGCATCGTGCTGGCGGCCAAGCACCCGCAAAATCCGTACGGCGTGCCGGTGCGCGTGCGCTACCAGGCTTTCGACGTCGGCCCCAGCACGCGCAAGGCCAACAACGAGTTCAACCGCATCGTGCTCGGCGTCAAGGGTAATGCCATGGGCTGGGACTACGATGCCGGCTACACGCATTCGGAATCAAAGCTGCACCTCGATTACAGCAACATGCTGAACATGGCCGTCGTCAGGGATGCCCTGGGCGATTCCAGCCCACAGAGCAAACATTTCCCCTACTACATCGGTGCGCAGGCGGGCAAGAATCCCGCCTCGCTGTACGCGGCCATGGTCACCAACGCCACCTCCGATTCGACGACCAAGCTCGACATCATCGACGTCAAGGCCTCGCGCGAGCTGATGCAGTTGCCGGGCGGCGCTCTGGGCCTGGCCGTGGGCGCGGAACACCGTCGCGACAAGCTCGACAATCCGTCGCTGACGGGCACGGAAGACGGCTCCATCAACGCCAGTTACGTGGCGGCCAAGGGTGACAGCAAGGTCTCGGCCGTATTCCTGGAAGTGCTGGCGCCCGTCTTCAAGACGGTGGAACTGTCGGGTGCCTTGCGTTACGACAAATACGACCGTTTCTCGTCGACCACGCCGAAACTGGGCGCCAAGTGGACGCCGCTGAAAACCTTCGCCGTGCGCGGCACGTATTCGGAAGGCTTCCGCGCGCCGGGCCCGGCCGAAAGCAATGCCGATTCGCAATCGACGGGCACCGCGACCGTAAGCGATCCCGTGCGCTGCCCGGGCGGCAACCGCCTGCCGGGCGCCAATGCCAGCGACTGCGAACTGCAGGTGGCGGCCGTCAAGGTTGGCGACCCCAGCCTCAAGCCGGAAAAATCCAAGGGCTACACCCTGGGTATCGTGTGGGATCCGTTCAACGATACCAGCCTGTCGCTCGATGGCTGGAAGATCAAGCGCGAAAACGAGATCAATCCGCTGCCGTACAATGAAGCGGCCGCCCTGCCGACCGCCATCCGTTCCGACAGCAACCTGACCATCAATGGCGTGGTGGTGCCGAACACGGGCGTCTTGCTGATCACCAAGGCGCCGTACCGCAACTCCAGCTTCACGGAGATCAAGGGTATCGACCTGGACGTCAAGCAGCGCGTGCGCCTGGGCGACTACGGCCGCGCCACGTTCGGCCTGACCTGGACCCACATCGCCTCGTGGGTGCGGGCCGAGTCGTCCACCGTGCGCTACCAGTTTGCCGGCACGCATGGCAATTGCGATACCTCCAACTGCGCCGGCACGCCGAAGGACAAGATCAATCTCACCGGCTCGTGGGACCTGGGCAACTGGAACGTCAGCGGCGTGCTGAACTATCGTTCGGACATGAAAAATATCAAGTTCGAGGGCATTCCTTGCTCCTCCAAACTGGCCGACGGCACACCGGCGCCGAACGGTTGCAAGCTCGCCTCGTTCACCACGCTCGACCTGTCGAGCCGCTGGAATGTCAGCAAGCAGCTGCAACTGTTTGCCTCAATCAACAACGTGACCGACAAGATCGCGCCGCTCGATCCGCTGACCTATGGCGGTATGAGCTACAACCCGATGGATGCCAGCGGCGCCATCGGCCGCTACTTCAAACTGGGCGCCAGCTACAAGTTCTTCTAA
- a CDS encoding ABC transporter substrate-binding protein — MKSPWMRRVALLACLATLPLAAVAVDAAPAAAPVKTLRYILPAAETGFDPATARDLYSNHITQAVFDTLYTYDYLARPVKVVPGAAAAMPEVSADGKTYTIRLKKGILFTPDAAFGGKRRELTMADYVYSWKRLFDPRLASPHSWLFEGKVVGLDDLAKDAAKANKLDFSKKVAGLEILDPYTLRITLTKTDFNFPMILAYVPTAAVAREVVEKYGDVKGEVGSNPVGTGYYTLGEWTRGNRIVLNRNPQHLPETWNFLAGDDPDDQRIVRQMQGKRIPAIDRIEISVMIEDQSRWLSFQSGGTDVFWLDGPLAPKALLNGKLRPELAEKGVQLSRLLDPEISYYYWNMEDPTLGGFSKEKIALRRAIAMAHNIDEEIRIIWNGQAKRLDYPIPPGVVGYDPHYKSLLQYDPVLANKLLDKFGYKKGADGWRTLPDGKPLLIRYASRNEANGVLQAEMWRKTYNSLGIRMENDRMIFSDILKTEKQCKMQTRTAPWLADYPDGDNFMQLFYGPNTHQNNNGCYQDPEYDKWYAASQAMPASPERDELFHKMARRLEVNAGALIGYARYRNMLAQKSVQGYKKHPILFQEWAFMDIDSTGAPAPAAPANK, encoded by the coding sequence ATGAAGTCACCATGGATGCGGCGCGTGGCGCTGCTCGCCTGCCTGGCCACCCTGCCGCTGGCGGCCGTGGCCGTTGACGCTGCCCCCGCGGCCGCGCCGGTCAAAACCTTGCGCTATATCCTGCCGGCCGCCGAGACGGGTTTTGATCCGGCTACCGCGCGCGACCTGTATTCGAACCACATTACGCAGGCCGTCTTCGACACCCTGTACACGTATGACTACCTGGCGCGCCCCGTCAAGGTGGTGCCCGGTGCGGCCGCCGCCATGCCGGAAGTGTCCGCCGACGGCAAGACCTACACCATCCGCCTGAAAAAAGGCATCCTGTTCACGCCCGACGCCGCGTTCGGCGGCAAGCGCCGCGAACTGACGATGGCCGATTACGTGTATTCGTGGAAACGCTTGTTCGACCCGCGCCTGGCATCGCCGCACAGCTGGCTGTTCGAAGGCAAGGTGGTGGGCCTGGACGACCTGGCCAAGGATGCCGCCAAGGCGAACAAGCTCGATTTCAGCAAGAAGGTGGCGGGCCTGGAAATTCTCGACCCGTACACCTTGCGCATCACGCTGACCAAGACCGATTTCAATTTCCCCATGATTCTCGCCTATGTGCCGACGGCCGCCGTGGCGCGCGAAGTGGTGGAAAAATATGGCGACGTGAAGGGCGAAGTGGGTTCGAATCCCGTCGGCACCGGCTATTACACCCTCGGTGAATGGACGCGCGGCAACCGCATCGTCCTGAACCGCAATCCGCAGCACTTGCCCGAGACGTGGAATTTCCTGGCTGGCGACGATCCGGACGACCAGCGCATCGTGCGCCAGATGCAGGGTAAACGCATTCCCGCCATCGACCGTATTGAAATTTCCGTGATGATCGAAGACCAGTCGCGCTGGCTGTCGTTCCAGAGCGGCGGCACGGACGTGTTCTGGCTCGATGGCCCGCTGGCGCCGAAAGCATTGCTCAATGGCAAGCTGCGTCCCGAACTGGCGGAGAAGGGCGTGCAACTGTCGCGTTTGCTGGACCCGGAAATCAGCTATTACTACTGGAATATGGAAGATCCGACCCTCGGTGGCTTCAGCAAGGAAAAGATCGCCCTGCGACGCGCCATCGCCATGGCACACAATATCGACGAAGAAATCCGCATCATCTGGAATGGCCAGGCCAAGCGTCTCGACTATCCGATACCGCCGGGCGTGGTCGGCTACGATCCCCACTACAAATCGCTGCTGCAATACGATCCCGTGCTGGCAAACAAATTGCTCGATAAATTCGGCTACAAGAAGGGCGCCGATGGCTGGCGTACTTTGCCGGACGGCAAGCCGCTGCTGATCCGCTACGCTTCGCGCAATGAGGCGAACGGCGTGCTGCAGGCGGAAATGTGGCGCAAGACGTACAACTCGCTGGGCATCCGCATGGAAAACGACCGCATGATCTTTTCCGACATTTTAAAGACGGAAAAGCAGTGCAAGATGCAGACGCGCACGGCGCCGTGGCTGGCCGACTATCCGGATGGCGACAACTTCATGCAGCTGTTCTACGGCCCCAACACGCACCAGAATAACAATGGCTGCTACCAGGATCCCGAGTACGATAAATGGTACGCGGCCAGCCAGGCCATGCCGGCCAGCCCCGAGCGCGACGAGCTGTTCCACAAGATGGCGCGCCGCCTGGAAGTCAATGCGGGCGCCCTGATCGGCTATGCGCGCTACCGCAACATGCTGGCGCAAAAGTCGGTGCAAGGCTACAAGAAGCACCCGATCCTGTTCCAGGAATGGGCCTTCATGGACATCGACAGCACTGGCGCGCCAGCCCCAGCGGCACCGGCCAACAAATAA
- a CDS encoding TonB-dependent receptor, which yields MMIENVMSRSLRLMFAGSIALGMHAAYAQETTDGTMQRVEVTGSSIKRIASEASLPVQSFNQKDIKKTGVTTVTDFIQQIPAMQGFSVAADSVGGGGGGVTTASIHDIGAAYTLVLLNGRRVAPSNSGTTIDLNSIPLSAIERVEVLTDGASALYGADAIAGVVNFILKKGAAPLEINAKYSRPEEKGGASNSISISKGFGDIDDDGYSIFVSASHDEQKSLKASQRSFAKSGIINFNDPKTGKALQFINGSSRSAPGNAAVDYNRTDPLTGAVVINPKTGTPFVDSVNLNPYALAHGGKCAASNMDFYGDGNCYFDSPSTIEINPESKRDAIFSSGTVKLGKTGFQGFYDLAYTEARVIASIAPYPADFSVDVGSPLFNKYLAPNLTPTQLANATGAVAKYRLSEMGNRVYDYGTKATHIVAGVDGNAFGWDINSAVTYSKNKQTQTYVSGFPLADKFDAQIAAGNIDPFAYPVGSMPDAMRQALLGTGFSGTYNTQTVEMKGIDGRASRPVFSLPGGTAMLGVGADYRNTSYKVQQADVAKQAQILFDNAQVDSEYARDNAGAYAELMLPISKKLEMTGSLRYDQIGAIDNKLTGKTVGKKENATTWKISGKYSATKSLMFRAAAGTGFRAASMQEIAGPLEDFGVTGGNYQCPLTAANGMGGHPLASYCEGVGRQQFEAVQIGNPELKPETSKQWSIGTVFEPIDSLSMSFDLWNVQINDQATVVPEGLIFNNPAKYADRYTLKHIGSTGKDVLAIKLLPINIGKVENRGIDYDFTHKMKLLDGRLTTRLMGTYLLRSRYTTPGTNDQWETSLNRYGSNDKVSFRNIIRATSTYETAKFTHTLSASYRNGYTDKEQTADDCAVIVAGSPGECYGIQLEVPSYTTFDFQTAYRPLKNVEITGGILNLFDRDPPFTLRNTGSHQVGYNPSYSSALGRQFYLSGSYKF from the coding sequence ATGATGATAGAAAATGTAATGTCGCGCTCCTTGCGCCTGATGTTTGCTGGCAGTATTGCCCTGGGCATGCATGCAGCGTATGCGCAAGAAACAACAGATGGCACCATGCAACGCGTGGAAGTCACGGGTTCGAGCATCAAGCGCATCGCTTCCGAAGCATCGCTGCCGGTGCAGTCGTTCAATCAGAAAGACATCAAGAAAACGGGCGTCACCACGGTGACCGATTTCATTCAGCAAATTCCTGCGATGCAGGGCTTCTCCGTGGCCGCCGATTCGGTTGGCGGCGGCGGCGGCGGCGTCACCACGGCCTCGATCCACGATATCGGCGCAGCCTACACGCTGGTGCTGCTGAACGGCCGCCGTGTGGCGCCATCCAATTCCGGCACCACCATCGACCTGAACTCGATCCCCCTGTCGGCCATCGAGCGCGTGGAAGTGCTGACCGACGGCGCCTCGGCCCTGTATGGCGCCGACGCCATCGCCGGCGTGGTCAACTTCATCCTGAAAAAAGGTGCGGCGCCGCTGGAAATCAACGCCAAGTACTCGCGTCCTGAAGAAAAAGGCGGCGCCAGCAACTCGATTTCGATCAGCAAGGGCTTCGGCGACATCGACGACGATGGCTATAGCATCTTCGTGTCGGCCAGCCATGACGAACAAAAATCGCTGAAAGCATCGCAGCGCAGCTTCGCGAAAAGCGGCATCATCAATTTCAACGATCCGAAGACCGGCAAGGCGCTGCAATTCATCAACGGTTCCTCGCGTTCAGCCCCGGGCAATGCGGCTGTCGATTACAACCGTACCGATCCGCTGACGGGCGCCGTGGTCATCAATCCGAAGACCGGCACGCCCTTCGTCGATAGCGTCAACCTGAACCCGTACGCATTGGCCCATGGCGGCAAATGCGCCGCCAGCAACATGGATTTCTATGGCGACGGCAATTGCTATTTCGATTCGCCATCGACCATCGAAATCAATCCCGAATCGAAGCGCGACGCCATCTTCAGCTCAGGTACCGTCAAACTGGGCAAGACCGGCTTCCAGGGTTTCTATGACCTTGCTTACACCGAAGCACGCGTCATCGCCAGCATTGCGCCGTATCCGGCCGATTTCTCCGTCGATGTCGGCTCACCGCTGTTCAACAAATACCTGGCGCCGAACCTGACGCCAACGCAATTGGCCAACGCCACGGGCGCCGTCGCCAAGTACCGCCTGTCGGAAATGGGCAACCGCGTCTACGACTATGGCACCAAAGCCACCCATATCGTCGCCGGCGTCGATGGCAATGCATTCGGCTGGGATATCAACTCGGCTGTAACGTACTCGAAAAACAAGCAAACGCAGACCTATGTCAGCGGTTTCCCGCTGGCCGACAAGTTCGACGCGCAAATCGCCGCCGGCAATATCGACCCGTTCGCCTACCCGGTCGGTTCCATGCCGGACGCCATGCGCCAGGCACTGCTGGGCACGGGCTTCAGCGGCACCTACAACACGCAAACCGTGGAAATGAAGGGCATCGATGGCCGCGCTTCGCGTCCCGTGTTCTCGCTGCCAGGCGGCACCGCCATGCTGGGCGTGGGCGCCGACTACCGCAACACTTCGTACAAGGTGCAGCAGGCGGACGTGGCCAAGCAGGCGCAAATCCTGTTTGACAATGCACAGGTCGACAGCGAATACGCACGCGACAACGCTGGCGCCTATGCCGAACTGATGCTGCCAATTTCGAAAAAACTGGAAATGACCGGCTCGCTGCGTTATGACCAGATCGGCGCCATCGATAACAAGCTGACGGGCAAGACGGTAGGCAAGAAAGAAAACGCCACCACCTGGAAAATCAGCGGCAAGTATTCCGCGACCAAGAGCCTGATGTTCCGCGCCGCTGCCGGCACGGGCTTCCGCGCCGCCAGCATGCAGGAAATCGCCGGCCCGCTGGAAGACTTTGGCGTCACGGGTGGTAACTACCAATGCCCGCTGACGGCAGCGAACGGCATGGGCGGCCATCCGCTGGCCAGCTATTGCGAAGGCGTGGGACGCCAGCAGTTCGAAGCCGTTCAAATTGGCAATCCTGAGCTGAAGCCGGAAACGTCGAAGCAATGGAGCATCGGCACCGTCTTCGAACCGATCGACAGCCTGTCGATGTCGTTCGACCTGTGGAACGTGCAGATCAACGACCAGGCGACTGTCGTTCCCGAAGGCTTGATCTTCAACAATCCGGCCAAGTACGCCGACCGCTACACCCTCAAGCACATCGGCTCGACGGGCAAAGACGTGCTGGCCATCAAACTGCTGCCTATCAACATCGGCAAGGTGGAAAACCGCGGTATCGACTACGACTTCACCCACAAGATGAAGCTGCTGGACGGCCGCCTGACGACCCGCCTGATGGGTACCTACCTGCTGCGCTCGCGCTACACGACGCCAGGCACCAATGATCAATGGGAAACCAGCTTGAATCGCTACGGCTCGAACGACAAGGTCAGCTTCCGCAACATCATCCGCGCCACCAGCACGTATGAGACGGCCAAGTTCACGCATACGCTGAGCGCCAGCTACCGCAATGGCTACACGGACAAGGAACAGACGGCCGATGATTGCGCCGTGATCGTCGCCGGCAGCCCTGGCGAATGCTATGGCATCCAGCTGGAAGTGCCGAGCTACACCACCTTCGACTTCCAGACGGCTTATCGTCCGCTGAAGAACGTGGAAATCACGGGCGGCATCCTGAACCTGTTCGACCGCGATCCGCCGTTCACCCTGCGTAACACGGGTTCGCATCAAGTGGGCTACAACCCATCGTACTCGAGCGCCCTGGGCCGCCAGTTCTACCTGAGCGGTTCCTACAAGTTCTAA
- the aroG gene encoding 3-deoxy-7-phosphoheptulonate synthase AroG codes for MPRTDDLRIREMKELTPPSHLIREFACSELAGQTAADSRVALHRILHGQDDRLMVVIGPCSIHDTKAAMEYARLLVKERARFAGELEIVMRVYFEKPRTTVGWKGLINDPYMDNSFRINDGLRMARELLRDINELGLPAGTEFLDVISPQYIADLISWGAIGARTTESQVHRELASGLSCPVGFKNGTDGNVKIAVEAIKAASQPHHFLSVTKGGHSAIVSTNGNEDCHIILRGGKTPNYDAASVDEACKAIAAQGLAARLMIDASHANSSKKPENQIPVCADIASQVAGGDSRIVGVMVESHLVAGRQDLIPGKELIYGQSVTDGCIDWSASVAVLENLAQAVKQRRLQGDKE; via the coding sequence ATGCCCCGCACCGATGATTTGCGCATTCGCGAAATGAAGGAATTGACTCCGCCGTCCCACCTGATCCGCGAATTTGCCTGCTCGGAGCTGGCCGGTCAGACCGCCGCCGACTCCCGTGTCGCCTTGCACCGTATCCTGCACGGCCAGGATGACCGCCTGATGGTGGTGATCGGGCCTTGCTCCATCCACGATACCAAGGCGGCGATGGAATATGCGCGCCTGCTGGTCAAGGAGCGTGCGCGTTTCGCCGGTGAACTGGAAATCGTCATGCGCGTCTACTTCGAGAAGCCACGCACCACGGTGGGCTGGAAGGGGCTGATCAACGACCCGTACATGGACAACAGCTTCCGCATCAACGACGGCTTGCGCATGGCGCGCGAACTGTTGCGTGATATCAATGAGCTGGGCTTGCCGGCTGGCACGGAATTCCTCGACGTCATCAGCCCGCAATACATCGCCGACCTGATCAGTTGGGGCGCCATCGGCGCGCGCACCACGGAGTCGCAGGTGCACCGCGAGCTGGCCTCGGGACTGTCGTGCCCGGTCGGCTTCAAGAATGGCACGGACGGCAATGTGAAAATCGCCGTGGAAGCCATCAAGGCCGCCTCGCAGCCGCACCATTTCCTTTCCGTCACGAAGGGTGGCCACTCGGCCATCGTCTCGACCAACGGCAACGAGGATTGCCACATCATTCTGCGCGGTGGCAAGACGCCAAACTATGACGCGGCCAGCGTGGACGAGGCCTGCAAGGCCATCGCCGCGCAAGGCCTGGCGGCGCGCCTGATGATCGACGCCTCGCATGCGAACAGCTCAAAAAAACCGGAAAACCAGATCCCCGTGTGCGCCGACATCGCCAGCCAGGTGGCCGGCGGCGACAGCCGCATCGTTGGCGTGATGGTGGAATCGCATCTGGTGGCGGGGCGCCAGGATCTGATCCCGGGCAAGGAATTGATCTATGGCCAATCCGTCACGGATGGCTGCATCGACTGGAGCGCCAGCGTGGCCGTGCTGGAAAACCTGGCGCAAGCCGTCAAGCAGCGCCGCCTGCAGGGCGACAAGGAATGA